From the genome of Salvelinus alpinus chromosome 19, SLU_Salpinus.1, whole genome shotgun sequence, one region includes:
- the LOC139544860 gene encoding fructose-1,6-bisphosphatase 1-like, with protein sequence MSDRGSFDTNVVTLTRFVLEEGRKAKGTGELTTLLNSMCTAVKAISTAVRKAGIANLYGIAGSTNVTGDQVKKLDILSNNLVINMIKSSFTSCVLVSEEDDTAIIVEPDRQGKYIVCFDPLDGSSNIDCLASIGTIFAVFRKTTEDDPCENDALQPGRNIVAAGYALYGSATMMVLSTGQGVNCFMLDPAIGEFILVDRDLKIKPKGNIYSLNEGYAKYFDPAVTEYLQKKKFPEDGSAPYGARYVGSMVADVHRTLVYGGIFLYPANVKSPKGKLRLLYECNPMAFIIEQAGGMATTGSQNVLDIQPINIHQRVPVVLGSPSDVQEYLDIYQKHHANNGN encoded by the exons ATGTCTGACCGAGGCTCTTTTGATACCAATGTGGTGACTTTAACCCGGTTTGTGCTGGAGGAAGGGAGGAAAGCGAAGGGGACAGGGGAGCTCACTACCCTGCTCAACTCGATGTGCACGGCCGTCAAAGCCATCTCCACAGCGGTGAGGAAAGCTGGCATCGCCAACTT GTATGGCATAGCGGGCAGCACCAATGTGACGGGGGaccaggtgaagaagctggacatCCTGTCTAACAACCTGGTTATCAACATGATCAAATCCTCCTTCACATCCTGTGTCCTGGTGTCAGAGGAGGATGACACAGCCATCATAGTAGAACCAGACAGACAG GGTAAATACATTGTGTGTTTTGACCCTCTGGATGGTTCCTCCAACATCGACTGCTTGGCTTCCATCGGCACCATCTTCGCCGTCTTTAGAAAG ACGACAGAGGATGACCCGTGTGAGAACGACGCGCTGCAGCCCGGTAGGAACATCGTTGCCGCCGGATACGCCCTCTATGGCAGTGCCACCATGATGGTACTGTCCACTGGGCAGGGGGTCAACTGCTTCATGTTGGACCCG gCCATAGGTGAGTTCATTCTGGTGGACAGAGATCTAAAGATCAAACCGAAAGGGAATATCTACAGTCTGAATGAAGGATACGCCAAATACTTTGACCCCGCTGTCACGGAGTACCTGCAAAAGAAGAAGTTCCCAGAG GATGGCAGTGCCCCGTACGGTGCCCGCTATGTGGGTTCTATGGTAGCAGACGTCCACAGGACCCTGGTCTACGGAGGAATCTTCCTCTACCCTGCTAACGTCAAGAGCCCCAAGGGAAAG CTGCGTCTGCTGTACGAGTGCAACCCCATGGCGTTCATCATCGAGCAGGCGGGCGGTATGGCAACCACAGGAAGTCAGAACGTCCTGGACATCCAGCCAATCAACATCCACCAGAGAGTTCCCGTGGTGCTGGGGTCACCTAGTGACGTCCAGGAGTACCTGGATATATACCAAAAACACCATGCCAACAATGGCAACTAG